The Algoriphagus sp. TR-M9 genome has a window encoding:
- a CDS encoding oligosaccharide flippase family protein: MNYQWIDKFRAYPKFHALLQRAFSSEIFKRILRGSFWNAILNFFSKGVSFIGTVVIIRLIGKEAYGEFGMLNSTIAMFGMFTTFSISQTATKHIAEFRDLNRPKAGRIIGLSFLFSATLGMFIFLIVQLTAGLIAHNSLEAPHLEGSLRLMATGMLFGSLNGAQYGVINGLEAFKENSFLGIFLGIMLTILKIALTYWFGFFGAVLGMTIEPFITYLATFYLIRKLLKRSHLKILFRGALKEYRVLFNYSLPSLLSGMLIFPTNWYTMSLLATNKAGGYDDLADFNVANQWFNVLIFITYILVSSFLPIFADLWTKKQFYKVNRIVKNASLAILAIFIPISLIFLVFGESIAKIYGVEYTGVGILIFVSVFTLIPQSLCIVLNNVLVASGRLWTSLSVFAAWSVTFIAFTFLLLSYSSMGLVIARLIAFVLYLVILFSVYRSYYRKSSLQAQTI; encoded by the coding sequence ATGAATTATCAATGGATCGATAAGTTTAGAGCTTATCCAAAATTTCATGCGTTGCTCCAAAGAGCTTTTTCTTCCGAAATTTTCAAAAGAATTCTTAGGGGCTCTTTTTGGAATGCTATCCTAAATTTTTTTAGCAAAGGAGTTTCATTTATTGGAACTGTGGTTATTATTAGGCTGATTGGTAAAGAAGCATATGGCGAATTCGGGATGTTGAATAGTACTATTGCCATGTTTGGTATGTTCACTACTTTCAGTATCTCTCAAACTGCCACTAAACATATCGCTGAATTTCGGGATTTAAACAGACCAAAAGCAGGTAGAATAATTGGCTTGTCTTTTTTGTTTTCAGCTACTTTGGGAATGTTTATTTTCTTGATAGTACAGCTAACTGCAGGACTAATAGCGCATAACTCTTTAGAAGCTCCACATTTGGAAGGCAGCCTTCGGTTGATGGCTACCGGAATGCTTTTTGGTTCATTGAATGGTGCTCAATATGGTGTCATTAATGGATTAGAAGCATTTAAGGAAAATTCTTTTCTTGGAATTTTCCTGGGAATTATGCTCACGATTTTAAAAATAGCATTAACCTATTGGTTCGGTTTTTTTGGCGCAGTGTTAGGAATGACCATAGAGCCATTTATTACCTACCTAGCAACATTTTATCTTATTAGAAAGCTTCTTAAACGCTCACACTTAAAAATTCTCTTTAGGGGTGCTTTGAAGGAGTACAGAGTATTATTCAACTACAGTCTTCCGTCTCTTTTATCTGGGATGCTTATTTTTCCCACCAATTGGTATACTATGTCTCTCCTTGCTACCAACAAGGCAGGTGGGTATGATGACCTAGCCGATTTCAATGTAGCTAACCAATGGTTCAATGTGCTCATTTTCATTACCTACATCTTGGTCAGTAGTTTTTTGCCGATTTTCGCAGATCTCTGGACTAAGAAACAGTTTTATAAAGTAAACCGTATTGTTAAAAATGCTTCACTTGCAATTCTGGCCATTTTTATTCCGATAAGCTTAATTTTCTTGGTGTTTGGCGAATCTATTGCCAAAATTTACGGTGTAGAATACACAGGAGTAGGGATATTAATATTTGTGTCAGTCTTTACCCTCATACCACAGTCGCTATGCATCGTATTAAATAACGTTTTGGTAGCAAGTGGTAGACTTTGGACCAGCTTATCGGTGTTTGCTGCATGGAGTGTTACATTTATAGCTTTCACTTTCTTATTGCTTTCCTATTCATCTATGGGATTAGTGATTGCCAGATTGATTGCATTTGTGCTCTATTTAGTTATTCTATTTTCGGTTTACAGGTCCTATTATAGAAAATCATCTTTACAAGCTCAGACAATATGA
- a CDS encoding glycosyltransferase family 4 protein: MSSKVKIVGIGIPCLLVGGTEIQTLNLVKALVLEEYQVTVICYFEHDAYIVDEFRKIGAKIVLLEWDRAIGAISFIHKLASELKKFSFDIFHVQYVAPGALPIVAAKFAGVGKILATVHQPKTESHGKFAGLILKTASVVCDVFLSVSKSTEKSWFGSSHVFNNNIAYKKLPKHCTIYNTLDTKYIDSRLKDLSTLYGDEKSYRIGTVCRLDYVKGVDILINAFSIVKKDEKSSLKLLIYGEGRDEGRLRKLVTSLGLDESVVFCGKLLPADVISETAHLDIVVVPSRFEAFGLYAAEAMYMKKPVIASDAFGLAEVITHGKTGLLFPIGDTATLADQIKLLLCNPRLRVSLAEEGRNSIKSRFDFEHYQNSIAGLYRLM; this comes from the coding sequence TTGTCCAGTAAAGTCAAAATCGTAGGTATAGGTATTCCATGTTTATTAGTGGGAGGAACGGAAATCCAAACTCTTAATTTGGTAAAGGCCTTAGTGCTGGAGGAATATCAGGTTACTGTTATTTGTTATTTTGAGCATGATGCTTATATAGTTGATGAATTTAGAAAAATTGGGGCTAAGATTGTTCTCTTAGAGTGGGATAGAGCCATTGGGGCAATATCCTTCATTCATAAACTAGCTTCCGAACTTAAGAAATTTTCCTTTGATATATTTCATGTTCAATATGTGGCACCAGGAGCACTGCCAATAGTAGCAGCCAAATTTGCAGGGGTTGGAAAAATTTTGGCCACCGTTCATCAGCCCAAAACAGAATCTCACGGAAAGTTTGCTGGATTGATTCTAAAGACTGCGTCCGTAGTCTGTGATGTTTTTCTTTCCGTTTCAAAAAGTACGGAAAAATCTTGGTTTGGCAGTAGCCATGTTTTTAATAATAATATAGCTTATAAAAAGCTACCTAAGCACTGTACTATATACAACACACTAGATACCAAATATATAGATAGCCGCTTAAAAGACCTCAGTACATTGTATGGAGATGAGAAATCATACCGGATTGGGACTGTTTGTAGATTGGATTATGTTAAAGGAGTTGATATTCTGATCAATGCTTTCAGTATTGTGAAAAAAGATGAGAAATCCTCTTTAAAATTGCTTATCTATGGTGAAGGGCGGGATGAAGGTCGGCTTAGAAAACTAGTAACTTCATTAGGTTTAGACGAAAGTGTAGTATTTTGCGGGAAATTATTACCAGCAGATGTGATCTCGGAAACTGCTCATCTCGATATAGTGGTAGTTCCGTCCCGTTTTGAAGCATTCGGGCTATATGCTGCTGAGGCAATGTATATGAAAAAGCCAGTAATCGCATCTGACGCCTTTGGTTTAGCAGAAGTAATAACTCATGGAAAGACCGGTTTATTGTTCCCCATTGGGGATACAGCTACTTTAGCTGATCAAATAAAATTGCTCCTTTGCAATCCTCGCCTTAGAGTTTCTCTAGCAGAAGAAGGTAGAAATTCCATAAAGTCCCGTTTTGATTTTGAACATTATCAGAATAGTATTGCAGGGCTTTATCGTTTGATGTAA
- a CDS encoding glycosyltransferase family 2 protein, which translates to MMISLIIPLFNKEDTILKTLESVFDQIECPDEIIVVDDGSEDASRELVLKVNHPLIKLVSQPNQGVSAARNRGVQEAAFDWVTFLDADDQWDKEFLKEIRHLHSLFPEQEVLATSYKFFYPSGKTELAVLNHVRFKEKQGVVENYFEVAASSHPPINSSAIAIKKQALLDVGGFPVGIKSGEDLITWTRLMLRHQLAYSTRPLGKYIFHIANERASSIRETDNDPVGREMLDLLPFAQRAGKVGYSLYLGRWLKSKGILLLEVGKNKHARKKFIQSYAYSGERFKLTVLLGVSILPVPISKKLISKIYQPG; encoded by the coding sequence ATGATGATTTCCTTGATTATTCCTTTATTTAATAAGGAGGATACTATATTGAAGACGCTTGAGTCGGTTTTTGATCAAATCGAATGTCCTGATGAAATTATTGTAGTAGATGATGGAAGTGAAGACGCTTCGCGCGAACTAGTATTGAAGGTGAATCATCCGCTGATCAAGCTGGTCAGCCAACCTAACCAAGGAGTTTCAGCTGCGAGAAATAGAGGTGTACAAGAAGCTGCTTTTGATTGGGTTACATTTTTAGATGCTGATGATCAATGGGACAAGGAGTTTTTGAAAGAAATTCGCCATTTACACAGTCTTTTTCCTGAACAAGAAGTGTTGGCTACTTCCTATAAGTTCTTCTACCCATCTGGCAAGACTGAATTGGCTGTATTAAACCATGTTCGATTTAAAGAGAAGCAAGGGGTAGTAGAAAACTATTTTGAAGTAGCCGCATCTTCTCATCCACCAATTAATTCTTCAGCGATAGCGATTAAAAAGCAGGCTTTGTTAGATGTAGGAGGATTTCCAGTTGGAATTAAATCGGGTGAAGATTTAATCACTTGGACAAGACTCATGTTGAGGCATCAGCTGGCTTATTCTACTCGACCTCTTGGTAAATACATCTTTCATATAGCAAATGAAAGAGCTTCCAGTATTCGTGAGACTGATAATGATCCCGTAGGAAGGGAAATGCTGGACTTATTGCCATTTGCACAGCGTGCTGGTAAAGTAGGGTATAGTCTTTATTTAGGTAGGTGGTTGAAGAGTAAAGGCATTTTACTTCTAGAGGTTGGTAAGAATAAACATGCCAGGAAAAAGTTTATTCAATCTTATGCCTATTCAGGAGAAAGGTTCAAATTAACTGTCTTACTAGGGGTGTCTATTTTGCCAGTGCCGATTTCCAAAAAGCTAATTTCTAAAATATATCAACCAGGTTAA
- a CDS encoding glycosyltransferase family 4 protein yields MPKVLFLLAVPPPIHGASVMGKYIQDSKVINESYQISYINLNTSTSVEEIGGAGLRKYFRIIGLLFKVFIQLIRLRPHFTYMTPTAGGMGFYKDWPLAMLCKLFSNRFIIHCHNKGVVNFQSNALDDWLYRRFFHKTDVILLAKELFSDVSKYVSKERLYICPNGIPDPEPNLKFKRLGKTEPLKILFLSNLIREKGIFDLLHAIALIKNESIPIHCTIIGGEGDVSKQELLNEVSELNLDKEITYLGKKYGKEKHEIIQASDVFVFPTYYRKECFPLVILEAMAFGLPVITTDEGGIRSIINNRINGLIVDSNAPGKLAIAIKELAENEELRLFLSQSARKDFTQNFTLEKFEENFLNSINRIIKTNYQV; encoded by the coding sequence ATGCCTAAAGTTTTATTTTTATTAGCTGTCCCCCCTCCAATTCATGGAGCCTCAGTGATGGGTAAATATATCCAGGATAGTAAGGTGATCAATGAATCGTATCAGATCTCTTATATCAATCTGAATACTTCTACTTCTGTAGAGGAAATAGGGGGGGCTGGCCTAAGAAAGTATTTTCGAATAATAGGACTATTATTTAAGGTTTTTATTCAGCTTATTAGGCTCAGACCTCATTTTACATATATGACCCCCACTGCTGGAGGTATGGGGTTTTATAAGGACTGGCCATTAGCTATGTTATGTAAACTTTTCTCCAATCGCTTCATTATTCATTGCCATAATAAAGGGGTTGTGAATTTTCAGAGTAATGCATTGGATGATTGGTTGTATAGAAGGTTTTTTCATAAGACGGATGTTATCCTTTTGGCAAAAGAGCTATTTTCAGATGTTAGTAAGTATGTCAGCAAGGAAAGGCTTTATATCTGTCCTAATGGCATTCCTGATCCTGAGCCTAATCTTAAATTCAAAAGATTAGGAAAAACTGAACCGCTCAAAATTCTGTTTTTGTCCAACCTAATTCGTGAAAAAGGTATTTTTGACCTATTACATGCAATAGCACTAATTAAAAATGAATCCATACCAATTCATTGCACAATAATAGGTGGAGAGGGAGATGTATCTAAACAAGAACTTCTTAATGAAGTATCGGAGCTTAATTTAGATAAAGAAATAACATATTTAGGAAAAAAGTACGGTAAAGAAAAGCATGAGATAATCCAGGCTTCTGATGTTTTCGTATTTCCAACTTACTACCGTAAAGAGTGTTTTCCCTTAGTAATACTAGAGGCAATGGCATTCGGACTCCCGGTGATCACTACCGATGAAGGGGGGATTCGATCGATTATTAATAATCGAATAAATGGATTGATTGTAGACTCAAACGCTCCAGGAAAATTGGCAATAGCTATTAAGGAATTAGCAGAAAATGAAGAATTAAGACTTTTTCTAAGCCAATCAGCAAGGAAGGACTTTACTCAAAATTTTACTTTGGAAAAGTTTGAAGAAAATTTTTTGAATAGTATTAATAGAATTATAAAAACAAACTATCAAGTTTAG
- a CDS encoding glycosyltransferase family 4 protein, translated as MKILWVNPSFLDYRVPLYHELNECLSGDFHVLFSKNRIPERVIRKVESALGGNSHGMEGERYLNLGRQGEFSNQGVQIPFQQGLLKAIRDIRPDIIIGEGFFQWTPLVAFYARKNKIPFWLAYERTHHTERNCPFWRKKYRSLISYFVNGYLANGSLTTKYLKEDIKTGDKPIIEGCMSADSSNLASRIQKLDSHATKLEKAGLNFLFVGQFIHRKGILELCEAWVSHSKIHPEDTLTLIGDGELKIQVENNYSLVESIKIVGPVDYDIIHNFYAAADVFVMPTLEDNWSLVVPEAMACGLPVATTIYNGCYPELVKDGVNGKVFDVLKKHSILNMLDYFHAQDLEKMGNESRAMEAEYSPSKVALRITQGILTNSSQSKYQE; from the coding sequence ATGAAAATTCTTTGGGTCAACCCATCTTTTTTGGATTACAGAGTTCCTTTATATCATGAATTAAATGAATGTTTGAGCGGGGATTTTCATGTTCTATTTTCGAAAAACCGAATACCAGAAAGGGTGATTAGGAAAGTAGAAAGTGCTTTAGGGGGGAATTCACACGGGATGGAGGGGGAGCGGTATCTAAATCTTGGGAGACAGGGCGAGTTTTCTAATCAGGGAGTACAAATACCATTCCAGCAAGGCCTATTAAAGGCTATTAGGGATATACGACCTGACATTATTATCGGAGAAGGATTTTTTCAATGGACTCCTTTAGTAGCTTTTTATGCCAGAAAAAATAAAATCCCTTTTTGGCTTGCCTATGAGAGGACTCATCATACTGAAAGAAATTGCCCTTTTTGGAGAAAAAAATATAGAAGCCTTATCAGCTATTTTGTTAATGGGTATTTGGCTAATGGTAGTCTAACTACAAAATATCTAAAAGAAGACATTAAGACTGGTGATAAGCCCATAATAGAAGGGTGTATGTCTGCGGATAGTTCAAATTTGGCAAGTAGAATTCAAAAACTTGACTCCCACGCAACTAAGCTAGAAAAGGCTGGTCTTAATTTTTTGTTTGTTGGACAGTTTATCCACAGAAAGGGAATTTTAGAGCTTTGCGAAGCTTGGGTTAGTCATTCCAAAATACATCCAGAAGACACTTTAACTTTGATTGGGGATGGAGAATTGAAAATTCAGGTTGAAAATAATTATTCGTTGGTAGAATCCATTAAGATCGTAGGACCAGTGGATTATGATATTATCCACAATTTTTATGCTGCTGCTGATGTTTTTGTAATGCCTACCCTAGAGGATAACTGGAGCTTGGTAGTACCTGAAGCCATGGCCTGTGGCCTACCAGTAGCTACAACAATTTATAATGGCTGCTACCCAGAGTTGGTCAAAGATGGAGTAAATGGGAAAGTGTTTGATGTTTTGAAAAAACATTCAATTCTAAATATGCTTGATTATTTTCACGCCCAAGATCTAGAAAAAATGGGGAATGAATCTAGGGCTATGGAGGCAGAGTATTCTCCTTCAAAAGTAGCTCTTAGAATCACCCAAGGTATACTTACGAATAGTAGTCAATCGAAATATCAAGAATAA
- a CDS encoding glycosyltransferase → MRKILIISPSFAPQSFVGGVRTTMFAKYLTLIGWEVWVITRVIPTDDQVMNSGMKVHLPFALEKRIIRINNPSESEYIKTRNWRYRIRDFFFPEYSSPPGFLDLAIPIGRNLVKSHNFDIILASVPDQWGVTLGQKLAQKSSSKFVVDFRDIYEQEKSEPRTAQEKLHIWRMLWRRNITNRSSDLNITVSQFHRKTLENKLGKRAEVIYNGYDDEIFIPLQSQRSASRFTISYLGRILSKWYHNPAIFFEALNELKREGLLSENELQINFYGVNPKKLSDYITSENKEFLHFLPRVETSEVPKIINDSQALLLITNQGREGVLTTKFFEYAGVQKPILCVPGDGSELDSMIRSENFGVCIDSVQAMKKYLMDSINKWKSGVWPSHLDTQPEFYTRKNQAVILSDLLTSLVQ, encoded by the coding sequence TTGAGAAAGATTTTAATAATCTCACCGTCTTTTGCCCCGCAATCATTTGTTGGTGGTGTTCGTACTACCATGTTTGCGAAGTATCTGACATTGATTGGTTGGGAGGTTTGGGTCATCACTCGGGTGATTCCTACTGATGATCAGGTGATGAACAGTGGAATGAAAGTCCATTTACCTTTCGCTTTAGAGAAAAGAATAATCAGAATAAACAATCCATCGGAGTCTGAATACATTAAAACAAGAAATTGGCGATATAGAATCAGGGATTTCTTTTTTCCAGAGTATTCTTCCCCACCAGGATTTCTAGATCTCGCTATTCCTATTGGAAGGAATTTGGTGAAGTCACATAATTTTGACATTATCTTAGCTTCTGTGCCCGATCAATGGGGTGTAACTCTGGGGCAGAAGTTAGCCCAAAAATCTTCCAGCAAATTTGTGGTAGACTTCAGGGATATTTATGAGCAGGAAAAATCGGAACCTCGTACGGCTCAAGAAAAGCTTCATATCTGGCGAATGTTATGGAGAAGAAATATAACCAATCGTAGTTCTGATCTAAATATTACGGTTTCTCAATTTCATCGAAAAACCTTGGAGAATAAGCTAGGTAAAAGGGCGGAAGTGATTTATAATGGATATGATGATGAAATTTTCATTCCTCTTCAATCGCAGAGATCTGCTTCAAGGTTTACCATATCCTATTTAGGGAGGATTTTAAGTAAATGGTATCATAATCCGGCCATATTTTTTGAAGCTCTCAATGAATTGAAAAGAGAAGGATTATTAAGTGAAAATGAGCTCCAGATTAATTTTTATGGTGTTAATCCAAAAAAACTTTCAGACTATATCACATCCGAGAATAAGGAATTTCTCCATTTTCTGCCAAGAGTAGAGACCTCAGAAGTTCCAAAAATCATTAACGATAGTCAAGCTTTATTACTCATCACTAATCAAGGGAGGGAAGGGGTATTGACAACAAAGTTTTTTGAATACGCGGGTGTACAAAAGCCAATTCTCTGTGTGCCTGGTGATGGTTCAGAATTGGATTCCATGATTCGATCTGAAAATTTTGGAGTTTGTATTGATTCTGTCCAAGCAATGAAAAAGTATTTAATGGACTCAATAAATAAATGGAAATCAGGTGTTTGGCCGAGTCATCTTGATACCCAACCTGAATTCTATACTAGGAAAAACCAAGCAGTTATTTTATCAGATTTATTAACATCTCTTGTCCAGTAA
- a CDS encoding WecB/TagA/CpsF family glycosyltransferase produces the protein MEIRFKDYILQTQLPTSWIEGKKCVINTINPHSYCIAEEDPEFKEALITSDILIPDGVGIVLASRLLYGIKIPKVAGYDLHLHYLDLLNQTRAKVFYLGSTDSTLEKIRKRLIKEYPFIQFYSYSPPFKPVLDDQDNSRIHQIINEVKPKVLFVGMTAPKQEKWVYQNKDILDVNIICSIGAVFDFYSGNIKRPSKFWIDLGLEWLPRLLHEPRRLWKRTFISSPKFLLYLISSKFSAPS, from the coding sequence ATGGAAATAAGGTTTAAAGATTACATATTACAGACCCAATTACCAACCTCATGGATTGAAGGAAAAAAATGTGTAATAAACACCATAAATCCACACTCATACTGTATTGCAGAAGAGGATCCTGAATTTAAAGAGGCGTTAATTACTTCGGATATTCTTATACCTGACGGTGTGGGAATTGTGCTTGCAAGCAGACTTTTGTATGGGATAAAAATCCCTAAAGTAGCAGGTTATGATTTGCATTTACATTACCTAGACCTGCTCAATCAAACTAGGGCTAAAGTCTTTTATCTGGGCTCAACAGATTCCACTTTAGAAAAGATAAGGAAGAGGTTAATAAAAGAATATCCTTTTATACAATTCTACAGTTACAGTCCTCCTTTTAAGCCGGTATTGGATGATCAGGATAACTCACGCATCCACCAAATAATTAATGAAGTAAAGCCGAAAGTTTTATTTGTGGGTATGACAGCTCCCAAACAGGAAAAGTGGGTTTACCAAAATAAAGATATACTAGATGTCAATATTATATGTTCAATCGGAGCTGTCTTTGATTTTTACTCTGGCAACATCAAAAGACCTAGTAAATTTTGGATTGATCTAGGACTAGAATGGTTACCTAGGTTACTTCATGAACCAAGGAGACTTTGGAAAAGGACATTTATTTCCAGTCCTAAATTTTTACTTTACTTAATATCTTCCAAATTTTCAGCTCCATCCTAA
- a CDS encoding glycosyltransferase family 4 protein, whose product MHIVFVSREYHDSKRGGGIATYLHDLISMILDHGHRVTLITASDDTRTQSIEVEDNFTKINLEGGDFIIPQVEPGFTQLKKFRIFFRFFSYRLRVLREVLKLKDVDVLEVSEFGAESVFFKNFDFPVVYRLQTSSLLDRSNGGVFKFQPKLIPNFFTGYFEKRVLSNADYLTSCSYSLKEWTSKYFNIPAKKIEVLYNPINLKKWKFDRNAESLNEPKILYVGTVSYEKGVGELVNACKILRSKGSRLTLTIAGKLGNYGNHLQSELKEESWCQFLGHVTKKELVTIYETHCVAVFPSHWEALGLVTLEAMFSGALVIGSQEGGMSELIDDGETGFLIKPKAPEDLAIKIEKVLDLPLHEKKRISTNAKQQVIKRFSDKEIVPQFISYYEQIVNDFKLKQNKNLST is encoded by the coding sequence ATGCACATAGTTTTTGTATCAAGGGAATATCATGATTCAAAGAGGGGAGGGGGTATAGCGACCTACCTACATGATCTCATTTCTATGATTTTAGATCATGGACATCGTGTGACTCTAATCACTGCCTCTGACGATACGAGAACCCAATCTATTGAAGTAGAAGATAATTTTACTAAAATAAATTTGGAAGGAGGAGATTTTATTATCCCTCAGGTAGAGCCAGGGTTCACTCAATTGAAGAAGTTCAGGATTTTCTTTCGCTTCTTTTCCTATCGTTTACGAGTATTACGGGAAGTATTGAAACTAAAAGATGTGGATGTGTTAGAGGTTTCTGAATTCGGAGCTGAATCTGTTTTTTTTAAGAACTTTGACTTCCCAGTCGTTTATAGGTTACAAACATCTAGTTTGCTAGATCGGAGCAATGGAGGTGTCTTTAAATTCCAACCCAAACTTATCCCAAACTTCTTTACAGGATACTTTGAAAAAAGAGTGCTGTCAAATGCTGATTACCTTACTTCCTGTTCCTATAGCTTGAAAGAATGGACATCAAAATATTTTAATATTCCAGCAAAGAAGATAGAAGTGTTATATAATCCTATCAACCTCAAAAAGTGGAAGTTTGACAGAAATGCAGAATCCTTAAATGAGCCTAAAATACTATATGTAGGTACAGTATCCTATGAAAAAGGGGTAGGTGAATTGGTGAATGCTTGCAAAATACTCAGAAGTAAAGGCTCAAGACTTACACTTACAATTGCAGGCAAACTTGGGAATTATGGAAATCATTTACAGTCCGAGTTAAAAGAAGAATCTTGGTGCCAGTTTCTCGGTCATGTTACCAAAAAAGAGTTGGTAACAATCTATGAAACACATTGTGTGGCTGTATTTCCTTCTCACTGGGAAGCCCTGGGTTTGGTGACTTTGGAGGCTATGTTTTCAGGTGCGTTGGTTATAGGTAGCCAAGAAGGAGGTATGAGTGAGTTAATAGATGATGGAGAGACAGGCTTTTTGATTAAACCTAAAGCTCCAGAGGATCTGGCAATAAAAATTGAGAAAGTTCTTGATCTTCCACTTCACGAAAAGAAAAGAATTTCCACTAATGCAAAACAGCAGGTGATAAAACGTTTCTCAGATAAAGAAATAGTTCCACAGTTTATTTCTTACTACGAGCAAATTGTGAATGATTTTAAGCTAAAGCAAAACAAAAATCTTAGCACATAG
- a CDS encoding O-antigen ligase family protein, translating to MQDRPLFPLVNWIFWIICLIIALSVDFSFIGLQLTIQYILPIMVGLVASSFTYSWPKFFWAFQQFSRLIIVVFAVFVVYKALTGYSPHMASTPMLLYVMATISLGYYYVFGEKKFLVIFLILFLMPFLSVTRMAILVFVSSFVIHFSNQSVSSKIPYALLGLILFAIVFSSESFQKKTFYDGEGELSDISINYYESNSGFNTNGRTAWQRGLEPGLAANPIFGNGPRSDNAVLSELAGESSAEAHNDYLSVRYNYGWVGLICLLGGFVSTFVQLLKLYFKDTISIFKVLIGSTLTLFVGFLFFMYSDNILKYTIFFPNYFFAMVGITYSASKRGLSYL from the coding sequence ATGCAGGACAGACCACTTTTCCCGTTGGTTAATTGGATTTTCTGGATAATCTGCCTCATAATAGCCCTATCAGTAGATTTTTCATTTATAGGTTTGCAGCTGACCATCCAATATATTTTACCAATCATGGTGGGGTTGGTAGCCTCCTCGTTTACATATTCATGGCCTAAATTCTTTTGGGCATTTCAGCAGTTTTCACGGTTGATTATAGTAGTCTTCGCCGTGTTTGTAGTTTATAAAGCACTTACAGGTTATTCTCCACATATGGCCTCTACGCCTATGCTTTTGTATGTAATGGCGACAATATCACTTGGATACTATTATGTTTTTGGCGAAAAGAAATTTTTAGTAATATTTTTGATCCTCTTTCTGATGCCCTTTCTATCTGTCACCAGGATGGCTATTTTGGTATTTGTTTCGTCGTTTGTAATACATTTTTCTAATCAAAGTGTTTCTTCTAAAATTCCATATGCATTATTGGGATTAATTCTATTTGCTATAGTTTTTAGCTCGGAATCATTTCAGAAAAAAACCTTCTATGATGGAGAGGGAGAACTTTCTGATATTAGTATTAATTACTACGAAAGCAATAGTGGGTTTAATACCAACGGACGTACCGCGTGGCAACGAGGACTCGAGCCTGGGTTGGCCGCAAATCCAATTTTCGGTAACGGTCCTCGGTCGGATAATGCGGTGTTAAGTGAACTGGCGGGTGAGTCTTCGGCTGAAGCGCATAACGATTATTTGTCTGTGCGATATAATTATGGTTGGGTAGGATTAATTTGCCTGCTTGGTGGCTTTGTCTCAACGTTTGTACAACTTTTGAAACTGTACTTTAAAGATACGATTTCTATTTTCAAAGTACTTATAGGTTCCACTTTGACTCTGTTCGTAGGCTTTCTGTTTTTTATGTATTCTGATAATATTCTGAAATACACCATTTTCTTTCCTAATTATTTTTTCGCAATGGTAGGTATTACATATTCGGCTAGCAAAAGAGGACTTTCCTATTTATAA